GGCTAGGGACCGGGGGCTAGGAGCCTCGTCGCGAGCTGGCCGGGTTGGCCTGCTCCCACCGGATGGCGAACTGTAGGAGCTCGGTGACGGTGTCGAACCCGAGCTTCTCCTTCGCCCGCCGCCGGTACGTCTCCACCGTCTTCCGCGAGAGGTTCAGCCGCTCGGCGATCTCCTCGGTCGGCCGCCCCTGCCCGAG
The Rhodothermales bacterium genome window above contains:
- a CDS encoding LuxR C-terminal-related transcriptional regulator; translated protein: LGQGRPTEEIAERLNLSRKTVETYRRRAKEKLGFDTVTELLQFAIRWEQANPASSRRGS